The Phlebotomus papatasi isolate M1 chromosome 3, Ppap_2.1, whole genome shotgun sequence genomic sequence gacttttcttaatattggttcatgtcacgactttttggtggttttagaacacggccgAGGActagggaaaacagtcgaggcaggaaccaacacaaagaaaagtcgattattatcgagacactttatttggtattgCAATGTAATCATAACAATATGCctcgtgttagaagaatctgctgatcgtagatcgcccaggaatgCCTTCACCGAAGTAAATGCTTCTTCCGTGTTCCTGAAGGTTTTTTGAAAAGTCGATAAAGTAgacgcacttgagaacagtaaagcgctaaaaacatgttcatttttcattggaatagcaccataaaggcGGTTCTAGACACTACTTCGTACTCTTGTTCTCTTTTCAGTCCCACACGAAAGGCCTCACGAGAGATATTAAATTTGACCACAGAGGTCACAGAACTGACTTCCTCCTGGACATTGTGGAACTAGGATCAGCTGGACTTGACAAAGTCGCCGTGTGGAATTCTTCAGAAGGACTAGCTTCAGCAAGAACCACGGCTCCTTTAGATGCACTCGCTGACGATGGAAGCTTAAAGAACAGGACTTTTATCGTCCTTACAGCCTTAGTGAGTCtttgaaagtcaaaatcgaTTTGCCTAttacttttaggatttttttcagagtCCTCCATATGGAATGCTCAAGCGATCTCCGAATAAACTTACGGGGAATGATCGTTTCGAAGGATTTGGTATTGATCTCATTCATGAACTCTCCTTGATGCTGGGCTTTAATTACATATTCCATCTGCAAGAAGATGGGGTTTATGGATCCAAAGGAGAAAATAATGAATGGAATGGGATGATTAAGGAACTCCTTGAATACGTAAGTTGAAAAATGTTTAGGTCTCTTCGttaattaatttgcaattttaatttttagaggGCAGATTTGGCCATCACGGATTTGACAATCACTGCAGATCGCGAAGGAGCAGTGGACTTTACCATGCCTTTTATGAACCTTGGGATTTCCATCCTTTACCGAAAGCCTACAAAGGTTTATCTTGAACTCATTATCTAGGATAGTCctgtgatttatttttctttaaatttcagctTGCTCCATCTCTTTTCTCCTTCATGAGCCCCTTCAGCACTGAGGTCTGGCTTTATTTGGGTTTTGGCTACTTGGGTGTCTCAGTCTGCCTCTTCATCCTAGGCAGAATCTCACCCGGTGAATGGGATAATCCCTATCCCTGCGTGGAAGAGCCTGAGTTCCTTGAGAATCAATTCAGCTTCCGGAATGCCCTTTGGTTCACAATTGGTGCACTTCTGCAGCAAGGAACAGAATTGGCAGCTAAGTAAGTCTCATATTAAACTTTTTCCTTTTCCTCTGATTAATCATCCTCAATCCGCCTACCAAAAGAGCCCCATCAACACGGGCTGTTGCGTCAATCTGGTGGTTCTTTACCCTCATCATGGTATCATCGTACACGGCAAATCTGGCTGCTTTTCTCACCGTTGAATCCCTTTCTCCCACAATTGGTAGTGCTGAGGATCTAGCAAATGCCAATGGTGCGGTTAAGTACGGTGCCAAGAGGGACGGGAGTACTTTCAATTTCTTCAAGGATGCCGAATATCCGACATACCAGAAAATGTACGAGTACATGAAGGAGAATCCCGATCTGTTGACATCATCTAATCCAGAGGGATTGGCACGTGTTAAATCCGACAATTATGCCTTCCTCATGGAATCCACCTCCATTGAGTACATCATTGAACGCGAATGCGATGTAACACAAGTCAATGGCTTATTGGATGATAAGGGTTATGGCATTGCCATGAGAAAGAGTAAGTTCCTAATGCTTTGCCTTTTAGCAAAAAGTAttctaaggtaaagtaccctctagtcggccggtttctcaactcggccagttgaattatttaaccaaatttttaacgttttatagtcaatttctatgaaattttcactgatttactttatatataatatagtacaccttctaatgttaaatcggtaagaccataacaaatctaagtaaattgaataaatagtcgcactggccgagttgagaaaccggccgactagagggtactttaccttatacttCTCTTTTTACTATTGGAATTCAAATTGGGAAGTATAAATGAGATTAGAGACACCGCTGTGAATCATATAAATTATGGGATATTTTATAGCCAGGTGTTATGTGTCTTAGCTAGGCGGTATGTGTCTTAGATCGGAGTATTCAAGATCTGTTGTGCTATTcgagtgaaaaatgaaaagaggaaatctTGAAAATGCGTAAGAATGACTGTTCTCGTCGACTTTTCTtagtgttggttcttgtcacgactatttgatgGTTTTGGAATACGACCAGGACTGGGGAAAAGAGTCGAGGCAGGAACCAATACAGAggaaagtcgataacgcagaagcacatgaaaacactaatttttccaGGATTCAAGGTTtctcctttttattttttcattacgGAATAACACTATTAACCGCTATTGTGTCTGCATATAGGAAACTAGCTAAGACACATAGCaaaactcataaaaaaatatagtaaacTCAATACAACAATCTTAACATGAATTCGGTTTTTCTTCCCTACCTCATtctaaatgttttaatttttactttacgAAGCTTAATATAGTTTTTATAGGTTTCTGGTATATGCCTTGGCTAACCATTTTCTAGTtggaaaatttagattttaatgGATTCTGATTTTAGCATAATAATGATTAAATTATCTTTACAATTATAAGCTAAGACGTAATAATCcctaatctttccgtacagaagtagatcttgaaaaattcgaaaacctatgtgaagatccaaaaaaagactttctttcttacttcttaatactttcgcaaggtggcggaagttacattccgttcgaatttcgaagtgctcaagtgtcaaaatgtgacgttcttcacattgttgtgaagaAGAAAACAGAACAatgacgtttactgttcttgccccagtatttaatcactgaaTAACTCGTTTGCCAGCtttttgtgatatttgatacattttccctaccttgttcgaaaatttagcatgacaattcgaaattgaatttgaattcatcGAACTTCAacaactttttgtgcaaatagagttccatttaccttttatccaagacactattggagaatcaaactctacttctgtttgggctcaataGAAGGTATGTTTTTATAGGTTTCTGGTGTGTGTCTTGGATAATTCTTTTCCATTTTGAAGGAAACCTCGAAGAATTTTACATTTCTAATATGTTATTGTCAATCCTTATGGCCCTGGCACACTTTCTAGATCAGAAAATTTCCATCAAACCAAAATTCACATATCTTTCTTTCTCActcgttttgcatatgtctatctcattctttcgtgctcaaaattagattgaactaaatttgatttgatctgatgttcaaaagaagaagaagagtccgaaaagCTGGGATAAACATATGGGATAAACTTTTGAttacaagaaattttcctgatttaaaacgTTTGCCGCAACCatgaagaaattgaaaattaaattaaatttaagatcGAAAACACTGAGTTAATTAAACCTAAAGTTTCAAGATTAGGTTAAGTTTAAGATTTCActcaaaattgagaaattattttaaatatataaaacagTTTAAAGTCTTAAATACCAGAGTCATACTCATAGTTCAGAACTCGTTtacgaaatttaaatttaattttgtatagtgtacaatttaagaaatttttgatttgcaAACCTTTTTTCAGGATTGAGTGTAAAATTCttatattccatttgaaaatattcgtgctatttttaaattattctggGTTTATTTTAACACAATCAGGGCTTACTTTTGCATTCTTTCGGCTAATTTTAAATCTATAAGGGGTAATTTTAAGTATGGcttgttaattttaaacgttttaaacTGTTCTTCTTTCTGTCACAGATATTTCTATCATAATTTACAATCTTTTATCCTCAGATTCTCCATATCGCAATGCTTTAAGTGCAGCAGTTCTCAAATTACAAGAACAGGGAAAACTCACTGTCCTCAAGATAAAGTGGTGGAAGGAGAAACATGGTGGCGGTGCATGTTTGGtaagaatattaaaaacttttctGTGAAATCTCTCACGTACCCCTCCTTGCAATCCTTCTAtctcaaaaaatacaaaataatctCGCGTTATTCAATACCCATTCCGGAATTTCTTTTTATCTCTctgtttttcttatttattgctTTTCAATGGGTAAAAGGCCGCTAGTGAAGATGGTGGTGCACTTGCTTTGGGAATTGAAAATGTGGGTGGTGTCTTTTTGCTCCTGTTCATTGGCTGCGTGGCAGCTGTTGTCATCTGTCTCTTGGAATGTCTTTTTGATATCAAAGCACGCGCCAAAGAGCTCAAGGTTCGTGATGATTCTCCCAAAGGAATCTCCCATTCCCTTTACTTCAATCTCCCTGACTTTTTTGTCATTCCCTTTCATGCAACAAGATACAGAGAACTTGTGTGTTATCCATTTCAAATGCTACATCATCATCTCTATGAGAAAACTATTTCACGAACAAATCCCTCATTGCATTTCAATTGCTTTTCCCTGGAATTTTTGCACTTTTGAACAGAATGCCAATGTCTTCCGTTCTTTTTGGACAGAAAATTCTGCAAGAGGACAATGCCCCTTCCTTGATTTTTcagctgtgattctttcataataataattgtgGCACAACGTTTCATAGAGGAACCTAGGCCTTCATTCAAGGGGAATTTGGAACAtacattaacattttttcttatacgggatgagattgcCAGTCcgtaaaggggattcgaacccgtccgaaacttgacccattgagtgtcctAATTCTTTCATAACAATCATGAAAATTCTGGCACTTTTGAGCTGATAGGgtagcggcattacttatggccaaaTTAAGGACATATTTGCTCAcagcttcttttctttttgaccaattaagataaaattttaactataatCTCTTAAAAGTACCTCCTTTCCATATATCCCAGTGAATTTATTAGGAAATTCCCTTAAGCCTCAGAAAAAGtatgaattttccaaaaatataaaattcataacttgtggccACTTTTACTGACTTATGGCCGCTTGTGGAATGACTTGTGGCCATAATGTAAAATGATGCAAAACaaacttataaataaaatattttaagtgcaaaagaaaagaaaaagattttaggtagtttcataaatttttattatttttttcttaagtttttgtaGTTCTTATTCATGATTGTAGCATTGCACTATTAATTGCTTCTCATCCTTCTATTCACTCATGGCCCACAATCCGTTTTtcataatgaaaaatgcatatttgACTGCATGAAAAACCCATCTCATAATACCCTCTGTCTCCTTTTGTAAGGGCATTGCGAAAGCCTTCGTGGTCTGATATTTCTTCCGGATCCTTTCCGGAGATTTTAATGAGGAGAGTTGTGTGAGGAATATGATACCCTTGAAATACTTTGGTCGCGATCATTGCATTGTCAATGCCTCTTAATGCCTGTGAGTTGAATTGAATATTGAGGCTCTTTTTagtttctttatatttttttactggtatCATTGTCCTAAAagagtgaaaaagaaaagtcaggTTATCTGTAACAAAATACAAATTCATGAGATAAATCTACAACTCTCGAGGAATCTTGAAATCAGATTTTACACcacatttatttataaacaattttatattgCAATTTCTTTACTTaccttaaatttcattaaatgttTGCCAGAAAACACCGAACTATTGAATAAGAACAATACAATTGACAACTCTCCAAATCAAAATAGTGTCACATATGGTATGAGGGCGCCACACGTCAAATACCCTGGCCACAAGTCCGTAATCCTATCAATTtggtcataacttatggcctcatattaattttatatttgttgtttaaaaatttatcaaaatttaatagtaaaagaACATATAGTTATTAAGgaaagaagttttgaaaaatagttctaaatattttcaattgaagatACAATATTTagttgttaaaatttttgagatcattagtaaatttcttaacgatttgACGTATTTTTAATCGTAATCcgcatcagtaaaatattttccctTAATTGATTATTATTGTACCGAAATATTaaagtaaatcaatttaaaattttcatttaatgatagcacatcaaatattggtaattttgtggttctttgaaatcattttgtgagaaaaaattgaagatttctgcgaagaggccacaagtatagactggccataagtaatgccaccATCCTAT encodes the following:
- the LOC129806232 gene encoding glutamate receptor ionotropic, kainate 2-like isoform X1; translated protein: MDTMRFSWIFAASFLILSTFVHGDNIRIGGLFDTDQEDLRLAFGYAVDIANTEILGASSDFQLEAAQVEVPFGNEYLVSKKLCRLLKSGVAAIIGPQSPASAVHVQSICDAKEMPHIETRWEPISNTGLPSLNIHPHAQTMSRVIVDLVRAFDWKSFTIVYENAPYLVALSDLLKLYDPKGHTITVRQLDLGLQDNYRAVLRRIKVSEEKNIILHCSATILPEVLKQAQQVGIITDQHQFIITSPDLHTLDLEPYQYSGTNITGIRLIDPEDPRLVQVTDLWKSLHEEQGLELPESLLPNNIRTEVALTFDSVLIFADALNQLHGNKQLSPVPLNCDDGDTWISGYSIINYMKTSHTKGLTRDIKFDHRGHRTDFLLDIVELGSAGLDKVAVWNSSEGLASARTTAPLDALADDGSLKNRTFIVLTALSPPYGMLKRSPNKLTGNDRFEGFGIDLIHELSLMLGFNYIFHLQEDGVYGSKGENNEWNGMIKELLEYRADLAITDLTITADREGAVDFTMPFMNLGISILYRKPTKLAPSLFSFMSPFSTEVWLYLGFGYLGVSVCLFILGRISPGEWDNPYPCVEEPEFLENQFSFRNALWFTIGALLQQGTELAAKAPSTRAVASIWWFFTLIMVSSYTANLAAFLTVESLSPTIGSAEDLANANGAVKYGAKRDGSTFNFFKDAEYPTYQKMYEYMKENPDLLTSSNPEGLARVKSDNYAFLMESTSIEYIIERECDVTQVNGLLDDKGYGIAMRKNSPYRNALSAAVLKLQEQGKLTVLKIKWWKEKHGGGACLAASEDGGALALGIENVGGVFLLLFIGCVAAVVICLLECLFDIKARAKELKRGSLDGKPKDLDMANVGGVFLVLLIGVSLAFWYGCCEFIITTVRRAKQHRVSFREEFIEEIKFVGKCHGNTKIVRHRKSSSSNSKLSESSDQIERGSTHSRSTNGKNASRNITDVPDMIITASNGHPPKKEK
- the LOC129806232 gene encoding glutamate receptor ionotropic, kainate 2-like isoform X3 → MDTMRFSWIFAASFLILSTFVHGDNIRIGGLFDTDQEDLRLAFGYAVDIANTEILGASSDFQLEAAQVEVPFGNEYLVSKKLCRLLKSGVAAIIGPQSPASAVHVQSICDAKEMPHIETRWEPISNTGLPSLNIHPHAQTMSRVIVDLVRAFDWKSFTIVYENAPYLVALSDLLKLYDPKGHTITVRQLDLGLQDNYRAVLRRIKVSEEKNIILHCSATILPEVLKQAQQVGIITDQHQFIITSPDLHTLDLEPYQYSGTNITGIRLIDPEDPRLVQVTDLWKSLHEEQGLELPESLLPNNIRTEVALTFDSVLIFADALNQLHGNKQLSPVPLNCDDGDTWISGYSIINYMKTSHTKGLTRDIKFDHRGHRTDFLLDIVELGSAGLDKVAVWNSSEGLASARTTAPLDALADDGSLKNRTFIVLTALSPPYGMLKRSPNKLTGNDRFEGFGIDLIHELSLMLGFNYIFHLQEDGVYGSKGENNEWNGMIKELLEYRADLAITDLTITADREGAVDFTMPFMNLGISILYRKPTKLAPSLFSFMSPFSTEVWLYLGFGYLGVSVCLFILGRISPGEWDNPYPCVEEPEFLENQFSFRNALWFTIGALLQQGTELAAKAPSTRAVASIWWFFTLIMVSSYTANLAAFLTVESLSPTIGSAEDLANANGAVKYGAKRDGSTFNFFKDAEYPTYQKMYEYMKENPDLLTSSNPEGLARVKSDNYAFLMESTSIEYIIERECDVTQVNGLLDDKGYGIAMRKNSPYRNALSAAVLKLQEQGKLTVLKIKWWKEKHGGGACLAASEDGGALALGIENVGGVFLLLFIGCVAAVVICLLECLFDIKARAKELKVSFREEFIEEIKFVGKCHGNTKIVRHRKSSSSNSKLSESSDQIERGSTHSRSTNGKNASRNITDVPDMIITASNGHPPKKEK